A genomic segment from Gadus morhua chromosome 4, gadMor3.0, whole genome shotgun sequence encodes:
- the LOC115541369 gene encoding uncharacterized protein LOC115541369: MFHLFSIDAARDEGSLGRLVNDEHRRPNCKMKNIDVNGSPHLCLFALMDIKQGEEISYDYGGEDCPWRTETTTVGPNALLVEDLHTVVLANTEVGDATHPNIAQQMTTVGEDALLDGGSKPFLSNTEGDDDATRPIITKRMTTVGDDALLDGGSKPVLSNTEGDDDATRPIITKQMTTVGDDALLDGGSKPVLSNTEGDDDATRPIITKQMTTVGDDALLDGGSKPVLSNTEGDDVATRPIITKQVHSCLSLQM; the protein is encoded by the exons ATGTTTCATCTTTTTAGTATTGATGCCGCCAGAGATGAAGGTTCACTTGGGCGCCTCGTTAACGATGAACATAGGCGTCCAAACtgtaaaatgaaaaatattGATGTCAATGGAAGCCCacatctttgtttgtttgccctTATGGACATAAAACAAGGAGAAGAAATTTCATACGATTATGGAGGTGAAGACTGCCCATGGAGAACAGAA ACGACCACAGTTGGACCAAATGCACTGCTGGTAGAAGATTTGCATACTGTTGTCCTGGCAAATACCGAAGTGGGTGATGCTACTCATCCAAACATCGCTCAACAG atGACCACAGTTGGAGAAGATGCCCTGCTAGATGGGGGCTCGAAGCCTTTCCTTTCAAACACCGAAGGGGATGATGATGCTACTCGTCCGATAATCACTAAACGG atGACCACAGTTGGAGACGATGCCCTGCTAGATGGGGGCTCGAAGCCTGTCCTTTCAAACACCGAAGGGGATGATGATGCTACTCGTCCGATAATCACTAAACAG atGACCACAGTTGGAGACGATGCCCTGCTAGATGGGGGCTCGAAGCCTGTCCTTTCAAACACCGAAGGGGATGATGATGCTACTCGTCCGATAATCACTAAACAG atgACCACAGTTGGAGACGATGCCCTGCTAGATGGGGGCTCGAAGCCTGTCCTTTCAAACACCGAAGGGGATGATGTTGCTACTCGTCCGATAATCACTAAACAGGTACATTCATGTTTATCACTTCAAATGTAA